In Litoribacterium kuwaitense, a single window of DNA contains:
- a CDS encoding acyl-CoA thioesterase, which produces MEYKYPKDSLIVNTDQVLINDLNNYNTLYGGVLMKKLDNNAVLSARRHSRVKECVTASTDSIDFLHPIHQTDSVCVESFVSYTGRSSMEIFCKVIAEDMLTGERRMAATAFLTFVALDENKKPVEVPKIVPETDEEKFLFESGKQRAEMRRTRRDHHRVLTEIIGLQKPWEKEKEMILNATTSIGGA; this is translated from the coding sequence ATGGAATACAAATATCCAAAAGATAGCTTGATTGTGAATACCGATCAAGTGCTTATAAATGATCTGAACAACTACAATACGCTGTACGGCGGTGTGCTCATGAAAAAACTGGACAACAACGCCGTTTTATCTGCCCGTCGTCATTCAAGAGTGAAAGAATGCGTCACAGCATCGACAGATTCCATCGATTTTCTGCATCCGATCCATCAAACAGACTCGGTCTGTGTAGAATCTTTTGTGTCTTATACAGGAAGGTCATCAATGGAGATCTTTTGTAAAGTCATTGCTGAAGACATGCTGACCGGTGAACGCCGAATGGCCGCAACAGCCTTTCTTACCTTCGTTGCCCTTGACGAGAATAAAAAACCTGTTGAGGTTCCAAAAATTGTTCCGGAGACAGATGAAGAGAAATTTCTCTTTGAATCTGGAAAACAACGCGCAGAGATGCGCCGAACTCGTCGAGACCATCATCGTGTGCTCACAGAAATCATCGGATTGCAAAAACCATGGGAAAAAGAAAAGGAGATGATCTTAAATGCAACAACAAGTATTGGCGGGGCTTAA